The Hujiaoplasma nucleasis DNA window AAGTGTAATAATTGACATATGTCAATAATAAGGAGGTGGCAATAATGCCAGGAAGAAACGGAACAGGACCTTTAGGACAAGGAAGATTAACGGGAAGAGCTATGGGACCATGTGGGTCTAATAGACAAGCATATGGTAGAGGATTTGGTATGGGTTTTGGGAGAAGATTCCAAACATATCAAGCGACTAAAGAAGAGCTTTTACAAGAAAAAGAAGACTTGAAGCAAAGATTATTAGACATAGAAAAAGAATTAGACAAGTAGGCTAAATATGAAAATTCTTATTCCAAGTAAAGAAAAAAATGATAAGTCGCTTGTTTCTGACCAATTAGGGAGAACTACTTATTTCTACTTATACGATACTGATATTCATGAAGGGCAATTTATAGAAAATCTATATGTTAAAGAAAATCATGGGGCAGGGGTAAAAACGGCTGAATTTATTCTTAAAAATCATGTGGATTACTTAATCACACCTAGAATTGGTGAAAAAGCTTTAGATCTTCTTTTAGATACTCAAGTAAAAATTTATCAATCTAATGGTAAAATTGTTAAAGAAAATATTAAGGATTTGTTATCAGGAACTTTGGAGGAACTATATTAATGCAAGTAGCCATCCTAAGCGGTAAAGGTGGTGCTGGAAAAACACTTTTGGCTGTGAATCTGATCAATCTAATGAATGGATCTGTTTTTTTAGATTGTGATGTTGAAGAACCCAATGGTGTTTTTTATTTTTCTGATCACTTTGTTCAAGAACCTATTTACAACCTTGTACCAAAAGTTAATGATGATTTATGTATCCATTGTCACCAGTGTCTTGATGCTTGTCAGTACAACGCTTTGATTGATTTTTTAGGCAATGTCAAAGTATTGCCTAATTTATGTCATTCTTGTGGCGCATGTCATTTAGTTTGTCCTAGCAAGGCAATTTCAGAAAGAGATGAATTGATAGGCTGGATTAACCATGCTCAAGTCGATCAACATCATATCTATGGTGGTCAATTAAAAATAGGAAAAGAGACTGGGGTTAAAATTATAGAAAGTCTATTAGAAAAAGTAGATAGTTCAGTAGATTCAGTCATCGATTGTCCTCCAGGCAATGGCTGTTCAGTGATGGAAAGTATTGGGCAAGCTGATTTATGTGTCTTAGTGGCTGAACCTACTGTTTTTGGTTTAAATAACTTAAAAATGGTTTATGAGTTAACAAAGGTTTTTAATAAGAAAAGTGCTATAGTGATTAATAAAGTTGACCACAATGCTCAAGTGATTGAAGATTTTGCTAGTGAATATCAAATTCCTATTATTGGAAAGATTCCTTTTAATAAAGAATTAGCCCTAGCAAATTCTAATTTGGAAATGGTATCTCAATCTAAATTTCGTTCCTTGTTCGAAGAAATTTTACATGAAATTAGAAAGCAGGTGAAATTATGAAACAATTACTAATTTTATCTGGAAAAGGTGGCACAGGTAAGACCACTATTTCTTCTTCATTCATTTATTTAAATCAACCTAATCAAGTTGCAGATTGTGATGTAGAAGCACCTAATTTACATTTAATGATGAAACTAGATTTAAAAACAAGCAAAGCTTATCATGGTTTAAAGAAAGCCAAAATTATTGAAGACAAGTGTATAGGATGTGGACTTTGTTATGAGCATTGTCGATTTAATGCGATTGAAAACAATGATAAATATGTAGTTAATTCCTATAAGTGTGAAGGTTGTAAAGTATGTCAAATTGTATGTCCTTCCGGTGCTATTGATTTTGTTGATACAGTAGATGGTTCAATTGATTTATATGGAGACCAACCTCTGTTCTCGACTGCTAGGCTAAAAATGGGTTCTGGGAATTCAGGGCTTTTAGTGAGTGAAGTTAAAAGACTCTTGGACCTAAATGATGATCAATTAACCATCATTGATGGACCTCCGGGCATAGGTTGTCCAGTGATAGCTTCAATGAGTGGTGTTGATTTTATATTACTGGTGACTGAACCTTCTATGTCGGGCTTAAGTGATTTAAAAAGGATTATTGAAACCATTGAGAAAACAAGAATTAAGAAAGCGGTTTGCATAAATAAATATGATATTAATACAAAGATTAGTCAAAAAATCATCGATTATTTATATGATAAAAATATAGATTATTTAGGACATATCAAATATGATTCTTCAGTGAGTGACCTGATTAATCAAGGCATCAATATAGTGGAAAAAGAATCAACTGTAAGTAAACAAATAAAAGATATCTATTTAAAAGTACACTTATTAATGACAAGCAAATGATTCAATGAAATTAAGTAAATATGTTATAATCTATTTGAAAAGAATAGAGGTGGTTATCTTGTTTCAGTCAATTTTATTAATGCAAAAAGAACGCAAATATATCATTCAGGGTTCGGTGTTTTTCGTTTTATTCTTTGCTTTATATATCTTATTGGACCAACTTAACATAGGCTATAGCGAGATGATGAAAGACTATGGCTTATACTTGGTCATTGGCAATATGATTTTAAATATTATTATGGCCTTTACATCTGCCTTTATGTGGAATATTTCTACCGCTTTAGTGAAGTTAACGGGAAGAGAAGGCAAGGGTTCATTCATGTCTGGATTTGCATTTCTATTTGGAATGCTTACTTATGGGTGTACACCTTGTGTTATTGCTTTTTTCTCGACCATAGGAATTACCTTTGCGGTTGCGGCCTTACC harbors:
- a CDS encoding DUF5320 domain-containing protein, translated to MPGRNGTGPLGQGRLTGRAMGPCGSNRQAYGRGFGMGFGRRFQTYQATKEELLQEKEDLKQRLLDIEKELDK
- a CDS encoding NifB/NifX family molybdenum-iron cluster-binding protein; translated protein: MKILIPSKEKNDKSLVSDQLGRTTYFYLYDTDIHEGQFIENLYVKENHGAGVKTAEFILKNHVDYLITPRIGEKALDLLLDTQVKIYQSNGKIVKENIKDLLSGTLEELY
- a CDS encoding ATP-binding protein; its protein translation is MQVAILSGKGGAGKTLLAVNLINLMNGSVFLDCDVEEPNGVFYFSDHFVQEPIYNLVPKVNDDLCIHCHQCLDACQYNALIDFLGNVKVLPNLCHSCGACHLVCPSKAISERDELIGWINHAQVDQHHIYGGQLKIGKETGVKIIESLLEKVDSSVDSVIDCPPGNGCSVMESIGQADLCVLVAEPTVFGLNNLKMVYELTKVFNKKSAIVINKVDHNAQVIEDFASEYQIPIIGKIPFNKELALANSNLEMVSQSKFRSLFEEILHEIRKQVKL
- a CDS encoding ATP-binding protein; translation: MKQLLILSGKGGTGKTTISSSFIYLNQPNQVADCDVEAPNLHLMMKLDLKTSKAYHGLKKAKIIEDKCIGCGLCYEHCRFNAIENNDKYVVNSYKCEGCKVCQIVCPSGAIDFVDTVDGSIDLYGDQPLFSTARLKMGSGNSGLLVSEVKRLLDLNDDQLTIIDGPPGIGCPVIASMSGVDFILLVTEPSMSGLSDLKRIIETIEKTRIKKAVCINKYDINTKISQKIIDYLYDKNIDYLGHIKYDSSVSDLINQGINIVEKESTVSKQIKDIYLKVHLLMTSK